Proteins co-encoded in one Setaria viridis chromosome 9, Setaria_viridis_v4.0, whole genome shotgun sequence genomic window:
- the LOC117838217 gene encoding phytochrome C: MSSSRSNNRGTCSRSSSARSKHSARVVAQTPVDAQLHAEFEGSQRHFDYSSSVGAANRPLASTSTVSAYLQTMQRGRYIQPFGCLLAVHPDTFALLAYSENAPEMLDLTPHAVPTIDQRDALAVGADVRTLFRSQSSVALHKAATFGEVNLLNPILVHARTLGKPFYAIMHRIDVGLVIDLEPVNPADVPVTAAGALKSYKLAAKAISRLQSLPSGNLSLLCDVLVREVSELTGYDRVMAYKFHEDEHGEVIAECRRSDLEPYLGLHYPATDIPQASRFLFMKNKVRMICDYSAVPVKIIQDDSLAQPLSLCGSTLRAPHGCHAQYMANMGSVASLVMSVTINEDEEDEDTGSDQQPKGRKLWGLVVCHHTSPRFVPFPLRYACEFLLQVFGIQLNKEVELAAQAKERHILRTQTLLCDMLLRDAPVGIFTQSPNVMDLVKCDGAALYYQNQLWVLGSVPSEAEIKSIVAWLQENHDGSTGLSTDSLVEAGYPGAAALREVVCGMAAIKISSKDFIFWFRAHTAKEIKWGGAKHEAVDADENGRKMHPRSSFKAFLEVVKWRSVPWEDVEMDAIHSLQLILRGSLQDEDANRNNVRTIVKAPSEDTKKIQGLLELRTVTDEMVRLIETATAPILAVDIAGNINGWNNKAAELTGLPVMEAIGRPLVDLVMSDSVEVVKQILDSALQGIEEQNLEIRLKTFNQQECNGPVILMVNSCCSRDLSEKVVGVCFVAQDLTGQKMIMDKYTRIQGDYVAIVKNPSELIPPIFMINDLGSCLEWNEAMQKITGMKREDAIDKLLIGEVFTLHDYGCRVKDHATLTKLSILMNTVISGQDPGKLPFGFFNTDGKYVESLLTANKRTNAEGKITGALCFLHVASPELQHALQVQKMSEQAATNSFKELTYIRQELRNPLNGMQFTHSLLEPSELTEEQRRLVASNVLCQDQLKKILHDTDLESIEQCYMEMNTVEFKLEEALNTVLMQGMSLGKEKRISIERDWPVEVSCMHLYGDNLRLQQVLADYLACTLQFTQPAEGPIVLQVIPKKENIGSGMQIAHLEFRIVHPAPGVPEALIQEMFRHSPEMSREGLGLYISQKLVKTMSGTVQYLREADSSSFIVLVEFPVAQLSSKRSKPSTSRF, translated from the exons ATGTCGTCATCGCGGTCCAACAACCGGGGGACATGCTCCCGGAGCAGCTCGGCGCGGTCCAAGCACAGCGCGCGGGTGGTGGCGCAGACGCCCGTGGACGCGCAGCTGCACGCCGAGTTCGAGGGCTCCCAGCGCCACTTCGACTACTCCTCGTCGGTGGGCGCCGCCAACCGCCCTTTGGCCAGCACCAGCACCGTCTCCGCCTACCTCCAGACCATGCAGCGGGGCCGCTACATCCAGCCCTTCGGCTGCCTGCTCGCCGTCCACCCGGACACCTTCGCGCTGCTCGCCTACAGCGAGAACGCGCCCGAGATGCTCGACCTCACGCCGCACGCCGTCCCCACCATCGACCAGCGGGAcgcgctcgccgtcggcgccgACGTGCGCACGCTCTTCCGCTCCCAAAGCTCCGTCGCGCTGCACAAGGCCGCCACCTTCGGGGAGGTCAACCTGCTCAACCCCATCCTCGTGCACGCCAGGACGTTGGGGAAGCCCTTCTACGCCATTATGCACCGCATCGACGTCGGCCTCGTCATCGATCTCGAGCCGGTCAACCCCGCCGACGTCCCGGTCACCGCTGCGGGCGCGCTCAAGTCGTACAAGCTCGCCGCCAAGGCTATCTCCAGGCTGCAGTCGCTGCCCAGCGGGAACCTCTCGCTGCTCTGCGATGTCCTTGTCCGTGAGGTGAGCGAGCTCACGGGCTACGACAGGGTCATGGCGTACAAGTTCCATGAGGATGAGCACGGCGAGGTTATCGCCGAGTGCAGGAGATCTGATCTGGAGCCGTATCTTGGCCTGCACTACCCAGCCACTGACATCCCACAGGCGTCCAGGTTTCTCTTTATGAAGAACAAAGTGCGGATGATATGCGATTACTCTGCTGTTCCAGTGAAGATCATTCAGGATGATAGCCTAGCACAGCCTCTCAGCCTATGTGGTTCCACGCTCCGGGCTCCCCATGGTTGCCACGCGCAATACATGGCAAACATGGGCTCTGTTGCGTCGCTTGTGATGTCAGTAACTATAAAcgaagatgaggaggatgaggataCTGGGAGTGACCAGCAGCCCAAAGGCAGGAAGCTGTGGGGGCTGGTGGTCTGCCATCACACGAGCCCGAGGTTCGTTCCTTTCCCGCTAAGGTATGCTTGCGAGTTTCTCTTGCAAGTGTTCGGCATACAGCTCAACAAGGAGGTAGAACTGGCTGCTCAGGCAAAGGAGAGGCACATCCTCCGAACGCAAACCCTTCTGTGTGACATGCTCTTGCGGGATGCCCCTGTTGGGATATTTACCCAGTCGCCTAATGTGATGGATCTAGTAAAGTGTGATGGAGCTGCACTGTACTACCAAAACCAGCTTTGGGTGCTCGGATCGGTTCCCTCCGAGGCAGAGATAAAGAGCATTGTCGCATGGCTGCAGGAGAACCATGATGGTTCAACTGGGCTGAGTACTGACAGCTTAGTGGAAGCGGGTTATCCTGGTGCTGCTGCACTTCGTGAGGTTGTGTGTGGCATGGCAGCCATAAAGATCTCTTCCAAAGATTTCATCTTCTGGTTCCGAGCCCACACAGCAAAGGAGATCAAGTGGGGTGGAGCTAAGCATGAAGCAGTGGATGCAGATGAGAACGGCAGGAAGATGCATCCACGATCTTCGTTCAAGGCCTTCTTGGAGGTGGTTAAATGGAGAAGTGTTCCCTGGGAGGATGTTGAAATGGACGCTATCCATTCTTTGCAGTTAATATTACGTGGCTCCCTGCAAGATGAAGATGCCAACAGAAACAATGTAAGGACCATTGTAAAAGCTCCATCTGAGGATACGAAGAAGATACAGGGGCTACTTGAACTAAGGACAGTTACTGATGAGATGGTCCGCTTAATTGAGACAGCAACTGCCCCTATCTTGGCTGTTGATATTGCCGGTAACATAAATGGATGGAACAATAAAGCCGCAGAACTAACTGGATTACCTGTTATGGAAGCCATAGGGAGGCCTCTGGTAGATCTTGTCATGTCTGATTCTGTTGAAGTGGTTAAACAGATTTTGGACTCAGCTTTACAAG GAATTGAGGAGCAAAATCTGGAAATCAGGCTTAAAACATTCAATCAACAGGAATGCAATGGCCCTGTAATTTTGATGGTCAACTCCTGCTGCAGTCGGGACCTTTCAGAGAAAGTTGTTGGAGTTTGCTTTGTAGCACAAGATTTGACTGGGCAGAAGATGATTATGGATAAATATACTAGGATACAAGGAGACTATGTTGCCATAGTGAAGAACCCCAGCGAGCTCATCCCTCCCATATTTATGATCAATGATCTTGGTTCCTGCTTAGAGTGGAATGAAGCTATGCAGAAGATTACCGGTATGAAGAGGGAAGATGCCATTGACAAGTTGTTAATTGGGGAGGTTTTCACCCTTCATGATTATGGCTGTAGGGTGAAAGATCATGCTACTCTAACGAAACTTAGCATACTGATGAACACAGTGATTTCGGGTCAGGATCCCGGGAAACTCCCTTTTGGTTTCTTCAACACAGATGGCAAGTATGTGGAATCCCTTCTCACAGCAAATAAGAGGACAAATGCTGAGGGCAAGATCACCGGTGCTCTTTGCTTCCTGCATGTGGCCAGCCCAGAGCTTCAGCATGCTCTCCAGGTGCAGAAAATGTCTGAGCAAGCGGCTACAAACAGCTTTAAGGAATTGACCTACATTCGCCAAGAATTAAGGAACCCACTCAATGGCATGCAATTTACACATAGTTTATTGGAACCTTCCGAGTTGACAGAGGAACAGAGGCGGCTTGTTGCATCTAATGTTCTCTGTCAGGATCAGCTGAAAAAGATTTTGCATGACACTGATCTTGAAAGCATTGAACAGTG CTATATGGAGATGAACACAGTAGAATTCAAACTTGAGGAAGCTCTGAATACAGTCCTCATGCAAGGCATGTCTCTGGGCAAGGAAAAACGGATTTCTATTGAACGTGATTGGCCTGTGGAAGTATCATGCATGCACCTCTATGGAGACAATTTAAGGCTTCAGCAGGTTCTAGCAGACTACCTGGCATGCACTCTTCAATTCACCCAACCAGCCGAAGGACCTATTGTACTCCAAGTCATTCCCAAGAAGGAAAATATTGGGTCTGGCATGCAGATTGCTCATTTAGAGTTCAG GATTGTCCATCCAGCACCGGGTGTCCCAGAGGCCCTAATACAAGAAATGTTCCGGCACAGCCCAGAGATGTCTAGGGAGGGCCTCGGCCTGTACATAAGCCAGAAGCTGGTGAAGACGATGAGCGGCACAGTACAGTACCTCCGGGAAGCCGACAGCTCATCGTTCATTGTCCTGGTAGAGTTCCCGGTCGCCCAGCTCAGCAGCAAGCGGTCCAAGCCTTCAACAAGTAGATTCTGA